The following are encoded in a window of Haliaeetus albicilla chromosome 1, bHalAlb1.1, whole genome shotgun sequence genomic DNA:
- the TNIP3 gene encoding TNFAIP3-interacting protein 3 isoform X3, with protein sequence MERCESKELDVEIRNLIEKNNSYQSCEDPKPIAQESLNPQRTSCSLKTHSETNAQGRLGCMWAGVSDMEAPANQLESRHVLLTKKKNISANSPEQQILSLERQRRELLEVNKQWDHQFRSMKQLYEKQLAEMKAKLDVSERKISELEEERHRQHPEAERFRALGRERPLQETKETKVLSEALHEMKEENKLLKQKNASMIRKKEHYECEISRLNKALLDVLKKQHSPVLGTPSEKGDRNSLEDMRTQLEVLRHQVQIYEEDFRKERSDRERLNEEKEALQKINERLQSQLNKLNSQTKNLPVQPEKPSYTPPLFLSPCVNYGSCGLVLHYQDPRVHPASHRAREQQQHSPDYQWYVPDQFPPDVQHKANDSSSEKGAHR encoded by the exons ATGGAAAG GTGTGAAAGTAAAGAGCTTGATGTTGAAATAAGGAACCTGATAGAGAAGAATAACAGTTATCAGTCATGCGAGGACCCTAAACCTATTGCCCAAGAGAGTCTGAACCCTCAGAGAACTTCATGTTCCCTTAAG ACCCATAGTGAAACAAATGCTCAAGGCCGTCTTGGATGCATGTGGGCAGGTGTGAGTGACATGGAAGCCCCAGCAAACCAACTAGAA TCAAGGCATGTATTACTGACCAAAAAGAAGAATATATCAGCCAATTCTCCGGAACAACAGATCCTCTCACTGGAAAGACAGAGACGAGAG ctgctggaggtgaacAAACAATGGGATCATCAATTTAGAAGTATGAAACAGCTTTATGAAAAACAG CtggcagaaatgaaagcaaaactggaTGTGTCGGAGAGGAAAATCAGTGagctggaggaagagagacATCGACAGCATCCAGAAGCTGAGAGGTTCCGAGCCCTGGGCAGAGAAAGGCCGTTGCAGGAAACG aaagaaacaaaggtcCTTAGTGAAGCTCTCcatgaaatgaaagaagagaacAAGCTCCTGAAGCAGAAGAACGCTTCCATgatcagaaagaaagaacactATGAGTGTGAAATAAGTCGTCTCAATAAG GCCCTTCTGGATGTGTTGAAAAAGCAGCACTCACCTGTTCTTGGGACTCCTTCAGAGAAGGGTGACAGGAACAGCCTTGAGGACATGAGAACCCAACTTGAAGTTCTCAGGCACCAG GTACAAATATACGAAGAAGACTTCAGAAAGGAGAGATCTGACAGAGAAAGACTTAATGAGGAGAAAGAAGCATTGCAGAAAATTAATGAGAGATTACAGTCTCAACTGAATAAACTAAACTCTCAG ACAAAAAACCTCCCAGTACAGCCTGAGAAGCCCAGCTACACACCTCCGCTCTTCCTCTCACCATGTGTTAATTATGGGAGTTGTGGGTTGGTTCTTCACTATCAAGATCCTCGAGTACATCCAGCATCACACAGGGCACGTGAGCAGCAACAGCACTCA
- the TNIP3 gene encoding TNFAIP3-interacting protein 3 isoform X1, translated as MERCESKELDVEIRNLIEKNNSYQSCEDPKPIAQESLNPQRTSCSLKSRHVLLTKKKNISANSPEQQILSLERQRRELLEVNKQWDHQFRSMKQLYEKQLAEMKAKLDVSERKISELEEERHRQHPEAERFRALGRERPLQETKETKVLSEALHEMKEENKLLKQKNASMIRKKEHYECEISRLNKALLDVLKKQHSPVLGTPSEKGDRNSLEDMRTQLEVLRHQVQIYEEDFRKERSDRERLNEEKEALQKINERLQSQLNKLNSQTKNLPVQPEKPSYTPPLFLSPCVNYGSCGLVLHYQDPRVHPASHRAREQQQHSPDYQWYVPDQFPPDVQHKANDSSSEKGAHR; from the exons ATGGAAAG GTGTGAAAGTAAAGAGCTTGATGTTGAAATAAGGAACCTGATAGAGAAGAATAACAGTTATCAGTCATGCGAGGACCCTAAACCTATTGCCCAAGAGAGTCTGAACCCTCAGAGAACTTCATGTTCCCTTAAG TCAAGGCATGTATTACTGACCAAAAAGAAGAATATATCAGCCAATTCTCCGGAACAACAGATCCTCTCACTGGAAAGACAGAGACGAGAG ctgctggaggtgaacAAACAATGGGATCATCAATTTAGAAGTATGAAACAGCTTTATGAAAAACAG CtggcagaaatgaaagcaaaactggaTGTGTCGGAGAGGAAAATCAGTGagctggaggaagagagacATCGACAGCATCCAGAAGCTGAGAGGTTCCGAGCCCTGGGCAGAGAAAGGCCGTTGCAGGAAACG aaagaaacaaaggtcCTTAGTGAAGCTCTCcatgaaatgaaagaagagaacAAGCTCCTGAAGCAGAAGAACGCTTCCATgatcagaaagaaagaacactATGAGTGTGAAATAAGTCGTCTCAATAAG GCCCTTCTGGATGTGTTGAAAAAGCAGCACTCACCTGTTCTTGGGACTCCTTCAGAGAAGGGTGACAGGAACAGCCTTGAGGACATGAGAACCCAACTTGAAGTTCTCAGGCACCAG GTACAAATATACGAAGAAGACTTCAGAAAGGAGAGATCTGACAGAGAAAGACTTAATGAGGAGAAAGAAGCATTGCAGAAAATTAATGAGAGATTACAGTCTCAACTGAATAAACTAAACTCTCAG ACAAAAAACCTCCCAGTACAGCCTGAGAAGCCCAGCTACACACCTCCGCTCTTCCTCTCACCATGTGTTAATTATGGGAGTTGTGGGTTGGTTCTTCACTATCAAGATCCTCGAGTACATCCAGCATCACACAGGGCACGTGAGCAGCAACAGCACTCA